In Limnobaculum parvum, one DNA window encodes the following:
- a CDS encoding IS1/IS1595 family N-terminal zinc-binding domain-containing protein, translated as MKENLPVCHHCSKMDCIRKHGLARSGVQRYYCTSCKRTFQVRYIYLGNETNILRQVKALLDEGKSRVEISQTLGVSQGIIDRHIYLITLEEEEKVGD; from the coding sequence ATGAAGGAAAATCTGCCTGTTTGTCACCATTGCAGTAAGATGGACTGCATACGTAAGCATGGATTAGCCCGCTCGGGAGTGCAGCGTTACTATTGCACATCCTGTAAAAGAACATTTCAGGTTCGTTATATCTATCTGGGAAATGAAACTAACATCCTGCGTCAGGTTAAGGCCTTGCTGGATGAAGGAAAGAGTCGAGTAGAAATCAGCCAGACATTAGGGGTCAGCCAAGGAATTATCGACCGTCACATATACTTAATTACGCTGGAAGAAGAAGAGAAGGTTGGTGACTAA
- a CDS encoding DUF1656 domain-containing protein, with protein MDIGLINKNNALSDLVFGASLYFPPIFKALFLGFIIWLLVHRAIRGWLYSGDIWHPTLMDLSIFIIAVSGSMWMLTHW; from the coding sequence GTGGATATTGGTTTAATAAATAAGAACAATGCATTATCCGATCTGGTGTTCGGAGCATCTCTCTACTTCCCCCCAATATTTAAAGCACTTTTTCTTGGTTTCATCATCTGGCTATTAGTTCATCGTGCCATTCGCGGCTGGTTGTATTCTGGCGATATTTGGCATCCTACCCTGATGGACCTTTCTATCTTTATTATTGCCGTCAGCGGCTCTATGTGGATGCTAACCCATTGGTAA
- a CDS encoding efflux RND transporter periplasmic adaptor subunit, with translation MKINVIKYFSTVIIFAIALSAGWLLWNYYMQSPWTRDAKVRAELVNITPEVSGRLTLVNATDNQMVKKGDLLFTLDPSAYQIEVAKAEGALAKAQSDLGKANHEAERRGRLSGGVISKEELDDANLNVKAMQANYNAAQASLDQAKWDLAHTNIYAPTDGYLTNLQIRAGSYATSGTPLVALVDIHSFYVMGYFEETKLSHIKPGYSASITLYNGNTPLNGEVESIGRAISDQSVDGDVDMLMNVKPNVPWVRLAQRVPIRIKLTKVPENVLLIAGTTCSVSIHQ, from the coding sequence ATGAAGATTAATGTCATAAAATACTTCTCTACGGTCATTATTTTTGCCATTGCGCTAAGTGCTGGTTGGTTGTTATGGAATTACTATATGCAATCACCCTGGACTCGCGATGCTAAAGTCAGGGCAGAGCTGGTTAATATTACGCCGGAAGTTTCAGGCAGGCTGACGCTGGTTAACGCCACAGATAATCAAATGGTCAAAAAGGGCGACTTGCTGTTTACCCTAGACCCCAGTGCTTACCAAATTGAAGTTGCTAAAGCCGAAGGGGCTTTAGCAAAAGCACAGTCAGATTTAGGCAAAGCCAATCATGAGGCTGAACGCCGAGGTCGATTAAGCGGTGGTGTCATTTCTAAAGAAGAGCTGGATGATGCCAATTTAAACGTTAAGGCTATGCAAGCAAACTATAACGCAGCACAAGCCAGTCTCGATCAGGCTAAATGGGATCTCGCCCATACTAATATCTATGCGCCAACGGATGGTTATCTGACCAATTTGCAAATTCGGGCCGGGAGCTACGCGACATCAGGCACACCTCTGGTTGCTCTGGTTGACATTCACTCTTTCTATGTAATGGGCTATTTCGAAGAGACCAAACTAAGCCATATTAAACCCGGTTATTCAGCCAGCATTACACTGTATAACGGCAACACCCCCTTGAATGGGGAAGTTGAGAGTATTGGCCGGGCTATTTCTGACCAAAGCGTCGATGGCGATGTGGATATGCTAATGAATGTTAAACCTAACGTTCCTTGGGTTCGCCTTGCTCAACGAGTACCGATCAGAATAAAACTCACCAAGGTTCCCGAAAACGTTTTATTGATTGCCGGAACCACTTGCTCCGTCTCGATTCATCAATAG
- a CDS encoding FUSC family protein, translated as MNLSWLEWKNTPWGKATQAQWRYALRNAIAMCLALGVAFLLDLDAPYWAMTSAAVVSFPTIGGVISKSIGRILGSLLGALASMLIAGSCLNDPWLFTFAIAGWLSLCTYISNHYQNNVSYAFALAGYTAAIISFSLTNSTDSLQVFNTSQARVCEVVTGILCGAVMMMILPSTSDGSTLLDSLKKMHSRLLEHAESLWHAEMTPQVRTSHEGIINQILTMNVLRIQAVWSHYRLRRRNNILNYMLHQQLRLTSVISGIRRLIINWPERPENLPEVLHRLLTELNKPDTNKYRLAKILQEIYPPDERDFRHRTVWLRLRHFCWLYLESSRWLLRLEATAPDSDLQPPKVKSIAQHTDSTEAAYNALRTFLCIVIGCAYWINTQWDAGASALTLTAISCVLYSATPSPINSVMTLIKAIVLLSIACYMVKFGLIIQIDDFWLFCAFLLPILLTMQMLKLQHPRYASLWGQLIVFMGSFLTITNPPDYDFSSYINDDFGKLAGVILAGAAFQILRPSSDKVKSRRIIQALRRDFMNQLSQKPSQTESYFESMVYHRISQLTQSKDEQARIWVLRWGVVLLNCSHVVWQLRDWEIRSDPLVVVREVCIRCLKGIMTEKGVQQRSLEIALEELLKMSTVLSHHHDASARELAGLIWRLYCSLSQLQQATSDIPATLPEQTKPA; from the coding sequence GTGAATCTTTCTTGGCTTGAATGGAAAAATACCCCTTGGGGGAAAGCGACTCAAGCACAGTGGCGCTATGCGTTACGCAACGCTATTGCAATGTGCTTGGCGCTTGGCGTCGCCTTTTTATTGGATTTAGATGCGCCTTATTGGGCTATGACATCCGCGGCGGTCGTCAGTTTTCCTACCATTGGTGGCGTTATCAGTAAAAGCATTGGGCGAATTCTGGGGAGTTTACTGGGCGCACTGGCCTCAATGTTAATTGCTGGTTCATGCCTGAACGATCCCTGGCTGTTTACTTTTGCCATTGCTGGCTGGCTATCGCTATGTACCTATATCTCTAACCACTATCAGAACAATGTTTCTTATGCTTTTGCGCTGGCGGGCTACACCGCAGCTATTATTAGCTTCTCACTGACTAACAGTACCGACTCCCTACAAGTTTTTAATACCTCTCAGGCTCGAGTATGTGAAGTTGTGACGGGCATTCTCTGTGGTGCCGTTATGATGATGATTCTACCCAGTACTTCTGATGGCTCCACCCTGCTTGACTCACTGAAAAAGATGCACAGCCGTTTGCTGGAACACGCAGAAAGCTTATGGCATGCAGAAATGACACCTCAAGTACGCACATCTCATGAAGGTATTATTAACCAAATTCTGACCATGAACGTATTGAGAATTCAGGCTGTCTGGAGCCATTACCGTTTGCGGCGGCGTAATAATATTCTTAACTACATGCTACACCAGCAATTGCGTCTTACCAGTGTGATTTCAGGCATTCGCCGTTTGATAATCAACTGGCCGGAGCGGCCAGAAAACTTGCCTGAAGTTCTGCACCGTTTACTGACCGAGCTAAACAAACCCGATACCAATAAGTATCGCCTAGCTAAGATTTTACAAGAGATCTACCCGCCAGATGAACGCGATTTCCGCCATCGTACAGTTTGGCTACGGTTGCGTCACTTTTGTTGGCTCTATCTGGAGTCCAGCCGTTGGTTACTTCGTCTGGAAGCTACCGCTCCGGATAGCGATCTGCAACCACCAAAAGTTAAAAGTATCGCTCAACATACCGATTCTACTGAAGCCGCTTATAACGCATTAAGAACATTTTTATGTATTGTGATCGGCTGCGCCTATTGGATAAATACCCAGTGGGATGCGGGCGCATCTGCATTAACATTAACGGCTATCAGTTGCGTTCTTTATTCTGCGACTCCCTCGCCCATCAATAGCGTCATGACGTTGATTAAAGCCATCGTACTGCTTTCCATTGCCTGCTATATGGTTAAGTTTGGCCTGATCATTCAAATCGATGATTTTTGGCTGTTCTGCGCCTTTTTGCTTCCGATATTGCTGACCATGCAGATGTTAAAATTGCAGCATCCTCGCTACGCATCCCTTTGGGGGCAGCTCATCGTTTTTATGGGATCATTTTTAACTATTACCAATCCGCCAGATTATGATTTTAGCAGTTATATTAATGATGACTTTGGCAAACTAGCCGGTGTTATTCTTGCCGGCGCAGCCTTCCAAATATTAAGACCAAGCTCTGATAAAGTGAAAAGCCGACGGATTATTCAGGCATTACGACGTGACTTTATGAACCAGTTGAGCCAGAAACCGTCTCAAACTGAAAGTTATTTCGAGTCTATGGTCTATCACCGCATTAGTCAGCTAACCCAAAGTAAAGATGAACAGGCCCGCATTTGGGTATTGCGCTGGGGTGTTGTTCTGCTTAACTGTAGCCATGTTGTATGGCAACTACGAGATTGGGAAATCCGCTCAGACCCACTGGTAGTGGTACGAGAAGTCTGTATTCGTTGTTTAAAAGGCATTATGACGGAAAAAGGCGTTCAACAACGTTCGCTGGAAATAGCCCTAGAAGAATTATTAAAGATGAGTACCGTTCTTTCCCATCATCATGATGCCTCCGCCAGAGAGTTGGCAGGGTTGATCTGGCGTCTCTATTGTTCCCTGTCTCAGCTACAGCAAGCCACGAGTGATATACCAGCGACCTTGCCGGAACAAACGAAACCGGCCTGA
- a CDS encoding MFS transporter codes for MTTVLNTAVTKTRWRLVPFMLTLYILAFLDRANIGFAKQSYQLDTGLSNEAYALGAGIFFIAYACLGAPANLLMKKFGARKWIGVTTLCWGVLSSAMAFCDTEWKFLTVRTLLGAAEAGFFPGMIYLTSQWFPQRTRASVMGLFYMGAPLALTLGSPLSGALLEMHGFAGHPGWFWMFMIEGVLAVLAGFWTFWYLDDNLQKARFLTAEEKKALIEQISSEESKKQTSRLMDVVNNVQVWHLAIIYMLIQISVYGLIFFLPTQVAALMGTTVGFKASMVAAIPWIAAMFGTYYIPRYSDRTGNRRNLAAFTLAVAGIGIGVSAFAPPVVAIIALCFAAAGFIAVQPVYWTMPTSMLSGVALAAGIGFVNMFGAIGGFLAPLIRVKAETVMNNSMAGLLTLAVLTVVGAIVIMALKKDKVSETMPGAVAEVK; via the coding sequence ATGACTACGGTTCTCAACACGGCTGTAACTAAAACAAGGTGGCGTCTGGTTCCCTTTATGCTGACGCTGTATATTTTGGCCTTTTTAGATCGTGCCAATATTGGTTTTGCCAAGCAGTCTTACCAGTTAGATACCGGTTTAAGTAATGAAGCCTACGCGTTGGGTGCGGGTATCTTTTTTATTGCTTATGCCTGTCTGGGGGCTCCAGCCAATCTGTTAATGAAAAAATTTGGTGCCAGAAAATGGATCGGTGTTACGACGCTATGTTGGGGAGTTTTATCTTCGGCAATGGCTTTTTGTGATACCGAATGGAAATTCCTGACGGTTCGCACTTTATTAGGGGCGGCTGAAGCGGGCTTCTTCCCAGGAATGATCTATCTGACCTCGCAATGGTTTCCTCAGCGTACTCGTGCCAGCGTAATGGGGCTGTTCTATATGGGCGCGCCATTGGCGTTAACACTGGGTTCTCCGCTATCGGGCGCGCTATTAGAAATGCATGGTTTTGCCGGACATCCGGGCTGGTTTTGGATGTTTATGATTGAAGGGGTTCTGGCCGTTCTGGCTGGTTTTTGGACCTTTTGGTATTTGGACGACAATCTGCAAAAAGCACGTTTTTTAACCGCCGAGGAGAAAAAAGCGTTAATCGAGCAGATATCCAGCGAAGAGTCGAAGAAACAAACCTCAAGGTTAATGGATGTGGTTAATAATGTGCAGGTGTGGCATTTGGCAATTATCTATATGTTGATTCAGATTAGTGTATACGGTCTGATTTTTTTCCTGCCAACTCAGGTTGCGGCATTGATGGGGACCACGGTGGGCTTTAAGGCTTCAATGGTGGCGGCGATTCCATGGATTGCGGCGATGTTTGGGACTTACTATATTCCCCGTTATTCAGACAGAACTGGAAATCGTCGCAATCTTGCGGCGTTTACGCTGGCGGTTGCTGGTATCGGTATTGGCGTGTCGGCTTTTGCCCCTCCGGTAGTGGCTATTATTGCACTGTGCTTTGCAGCCGCAGGCTTTATTGCCGTTCAACCAGTGTATTGGACCATGCCAACCAGTATGTTATCGGGTGTGGCACTGGCGGCAGGGATCGGATTCGTCAATATGTTTGGTGCAATCGGTGGTTTTCTGGCACCGTTGATTCGAGTCAAAGCTGAAACGGTAATGAATAACTCAATGGCGGGTCTGCTGACATTAGCAGTACTGACGGTGGTGGGGGCTATAGTGATTATGGCGCTGAAAAAAGATAAAGTTTCAGAAACCATGCCGGGAGCCGTTGCTGAAGTTAAGTAA
- the rhmD gene encoding L-rhamnonate dehydratase gives MNLPKIKQVRAYFMGGATAEKGSGGADYHDQGDKHWIDDHIATPMSKYKQYEQSRQSFGINVLGTLIVEVEAENGVKGFAVSTGGEMGCFIVEKHLNRFIEGKCVSDIKLINDQMMNATMYYSGSGGLVMNTISCVDLALWDLFGKVVDLPVYKLLGGAVRDEIQFYATGARPDLAKGLGFIGGKMPTHWGPHDGDAGIRKDAAMVADMREKCGPDFWLMLDCWMSQDVNYATKLAHACAPYNLKWIEECLPPQQFEGYAELKRNAPLGMLVTSGEHHGTLQSFRTLSETGIDIMQPDVGWCGGLTTLLEIAAIAKSRGQLVVPHGSSVYSHHAVITFTNTPFSEFLMTSPDCSTMRPQFDPILLNEPVPINGRMHKSVLDKPGFGVELNPACKLTRPYTH, from the coding sequence ATGAACTTACCTAAAATCAAACAGGTTAGAGCCTATTTTATGGGTGGAGCTACCGCAGAGAAGGGGTCTGGCGGTGCAGATTATCATGACCAGGGCGATAAACACTGGATTGACGATCATATTGCGACACCTATGAGTAAATATAAGCAGTATGAGCAATCCCGTCAGTCGTTTGGGATTAACGTGCTGGGAACACTGATTGTTGAAGTGGAAGCTGAAAACGGCGTAAAAGGCTTTGCGGTTTCCACTGGCGGTGAAATGGGATGTTTTATTGTAGAAAAACATCTGAATCGCTTTATTGAAGGCAAATGCGTATCGGACATCAAGCTGATTAACGATCAAATGATGAACGCCACCATGTACTATTCTGGTTCTGGCGGCCTCGTAATGAACACCATCTCCTGTGTCGATCTGGCGTTATGGGATCTGTTCGGCAAAGTGGTTGATCTGCCGGTGTATAAACTCCTAGGTGGTGCTGTTCGTGATGAAATTCAGTTTTATGCGACTGGCGCACGCCCCGACCTAGCAAAAGGATTGGGTTTCATCGGTGGTAAAATGCCAACCCATTGGGGGCCGCATGATGGTGATGCGGGTATTCGCAAAGATGCGGCTATGGTCGCCGATATGCGTGAGAAATGCGGCCCTGATTTTTGGCTAATGCTGGACTGTTGGATGAGTCAGGACGTGAATTATGCCACTAAACTGGCCCATGCTTGTGCCCCATACAACTTGAAATGGATTGAAGAGTGTCTGCCTCCACAGCAGTTCGAAGGATATGCGGAGCTGAAACGTAACGCCCCTCTAGGAATGTTGGTCACCTCCGGTGAACACCACGGGACATTACAGTCGTTCCGAACCTTGTCTGAAACGGGTATTGATATCATGCAGCCAGATGTTGGCTGGTGCGGTGGCTTAACCACATTGTTAGAAATTGCCGCTATCGCCAAATCGCGTGGTCAACTGGTGGTTCCTCATGGCTCTTCTGTGTATTCACATCATGCGGTAATCACATTTACCAATACGCCGTTCAGTGAGTTCCTGATGACTAGCCCGGACTGCTCAACCATGCGTCCACAGTTTGATCCGATCCTGCTTAATGAGCCGGTACCGATTAATGGACGGATGCATAAATCAGTACTGGATAAACCCGGCTTCGGTGTTGAGTTGAATCCGGCGTGTAAATTAACCCGCCCATACACACACTGA
- a CDS encoding dihydrodipicolinate synthase family protein — protein sequence MIRPSGIYSAMLTPWRNGVPDLAELRKIVDFQIEAGLTGLFPVSSVGESGLMSFEQKCALMETVIDQAAGRVPVWCGIPASTAQESIALGKFAKEKGAAGLVLMPPVFYRHSPEVIVATMKQIIESTTLPVCLYNIPFFADAITPAMVAELAQLSNVVGIKDSGGNAVEFMQMLSLCSEVNPPFNVLTGREEFLYPSLKAGGKGCMTATAGVLPEVMVKIYRLTMEGKDQQAHQLQMAALPVMMMLSSLPFPLGYKLGMEIRGFNMGETPFPQVDSVKEKANSIKNKLEKALQQLLSIAN from the coding sequence ATGATTCGACCTTCTGGTATTTATAGTGCGATGCTGACCCCATGGAGAAATGGGGTACCTGATTTAGCGGAACTCAGAAAAATTGTTGATTTTCAAATCGAAGCGGGATTAACCGGATTATTTCCTGTGAGTTCGGTTGGAGAATCGGGTCTGATGTCGTTTGAACAGAAGTGTGCGCTGATGGAAACGGTTATTGACCAAGCCGCCGGACGAGTTCCGGTCTGGTGCGGTATACCAGCCAGTACCGCTCAGGAAAGTATTGCACTGGGAAAATTTGCCAAAGAAAAGGGCGCTGCGGGTTTAGTGTTAATGCCACCGGTTTTTTATCGCCATTCTCCAGAAGTGATTGTTGCCACCATGAAACAGATTATCGAAAGCACAACGCTACCGGTATGTCTGTATAACATCCCATTCTTTGCTGATGCCATCACACCAGCAATGGTTGCGGAGTTGGCACAGTTATCCAACGTTGTAGGTATTAAAGACTCGGGGGGTAATGCCGTTGAGTTTATGCAGATGCTCTCTCTTTGCAGCGAAGTGAATCCACCATTTAACGTGCTGACCGGACGTGAAGAGTTTCTTTATCCCTCGCTCAAAGCGGGGGGGAAAGGCTGTATGACGGCAACAGCCGGTGTATTACCTGAAGTTATGGTAAAAATTTATCGCCTGACGATGGAAGGAAAAGATCAACAGGCTCATCAATTACAAATGGCGGCATTGCCAGTCATGATGATGCTGTCTTCATTACCATTCCCGCTGGGTTACAAACTGGGGATGGAAATAAGAGGGTTCAACATGGGGGAAACACCATTCCCACAAGTTGATTCAGTAAAAGAAAAGGCTAACTCAATAAAAAATAAACTAGAGAAAGCCCTGCAACAACTTCTAAGTATTGCCAACTAG
- a CDS encoding IclR family transcriptional regulator, producing MNKKSKVPALTRAIDILNFVAENGHCSVTDIAGNLSLPKSSLYLMIDELKNLRLLAQSDDGSLRLGLKLMELGSRSVEQLDLRRIAKDYLTQLMLETGLVCHLGILDGNDPIYLLKVDSKSTIQVRSWEGKRLSLYSSALGKCLLAWISTERQSALISALEFKVVTPYTLTSEEALVNELGLIRQRGWSFDNQEDLLNIQCISAPIFDSSNNIIAAISAVGTTLQVNENNLQMLAERVMHAAELISKELGHSHK from the coding sequence ATTAACAAGAAATCGAAAGTACCCGCATTGACCCGAGCTATCGATATTCTCAACTTTGTTGCGGAAAATGGTCATTGTTCGGTGACGGATATCGCTGGCAATCTCTCTCTGCCGAAAAGTTCGCTCTATTTAATGATTGATGAATTGAAAAATCTTCGGCTGCTAGCCCAAAGTGATGATGGTTCTCTACGTTTAGGACTGAAGTTGATGGAGCTAGGCAGCCGTTCTGTTGAACAACTGGACCTGCGCCGCATTGCTAAAGATTATCTCACCCAGCTAATGCTGGAGACTGGATTGGTTTGCCATTTAGGGATACTGGATGGTAACGATCCTATTTATCTGCTGAAAGTTGATTCCAAAAGCACCATTCAGGTGCGTTCATGGGAAGGGAAGCGCCTTTCGTTATATAGCTCAGCATTAGGTAAATGCTTATTAGCTTGGATAAGTACTGAGCGGCAAAGTGCATTAATTTCCGCCCTTGAATTCAAGGTAGTCACGCCTTACACCTTGACCTCTGAAGAAGCGCTGGTGAATGAGCTGGGTCTCATTCGGCAGCGCGGCTGGAGTTTCGATAATCAGGAAGACTTACTGAATATCCAGTGTATTTCTGCCCCAATATTTGATTCATCCAACAATATTATTGCCGCGATTTCAGCGGTAGGAACCACTTTGCAAGTTAACGAAAATAATTTGCAGATGTTAGCGGAAAGAGTAATGCATGCAGCAGAACTGATTTCCAAAGAGCTGGGCCATAGTCACAAATAA
- the agp gene encoding bifunctional glucose-1-phosphatase/inositol phosphatase yields MIKKFNCRAWLCGLLISLPCSVAVSATPEGYQLEQVVLFSRHGLRAPLANSGSVLAISTPKSWPAWETKGGYLTTKGGILESYFGEYVRSWLTQENLFINDTCPQAKDTFIYANSLQRTLASAQYFTLGAFPGCEVKIFHQTDLGVMDPNFNPIIHDGSDEFKQSALAAMNAEASVDGLAGLNRELKPAYDLLSKITDYKNGSVCLTDKRCDLNSEPAEFIVTKDKEPGVSGPLRIGTSISDAFILQYYEGFPTQDIAWGAIQSDSEWKMLAAIKDRYSEVLFGSPLVAKDVSAPMIRYIHAIFTQDVMRQPAKFNLLVGHDSNIVSLLSILKIKPYQLSGQFEKTPIGGKIVFERWKDKATDKNLMKIEYLYQTREQIRHGDRLTLSHPPKRVVLEMADCPIDANGFCSFEDFAKALGALQQAAQKKE; encoded by the coding sequence ATGATAAAAAAATTCAACTGCCGAGCATGGTTATGTGGTCTGCTGATTTCTCTTCCTTGTTCAGTTGCGGTATCAGCAACCCCTGAAGGATATCAGCTAGAACAGGTCGTTTTATTCAGTCGTCATGGCCTGCGAGCCCCTTTAGCTAATTCTGGTAGTGTGCTTGCAATATCAACACCAAAAAGCTGGCCCGCATGGGAGACTAAAGGCGGTTATCTCACCACTAAGGGCGGTATTCTGGAGAGTTACTTTGGTGAATATGTCCGTTCTTGGTTAACACAGGAAAATCTCTTTATTAATGATACCTGTCCTCAAGCTAAAGATACTTTTATCTATGCCAACAGCCTGCAAAGAACACTTGCCTCAGCGCAATATTTTACTCTGGGAGCATTTCCTGGGTGCGAAGTGAAAATTTTTCATCAAACAGACCTTGGCGTGATGGACCCAAACTTTAATCCAATTATTCACGATGGCTCAGATGAGTTTAAACAGTCGGCACTTGCGGCGATGAATGCAGAAGCCAGCGTTGATGGATTAGCGGGTTTAAATCGGGAGTTAAAGCCTGCTTATGACTTACTGAGTAAAATTACCGATTATAAGAATGGTAGTGTCTGCCTGACTGACAAACGCTGCGACTTAAACAGTGAACCTGCCGAATTTATCGTTACTAAAGATAAAGAGCCTGGAGTGAGCGGTCCTCTACGCATTGGTACCTCTATTTCTGACGCCTTTATTCTACAGTATTATGAAGGCTTCCCGACACAAGACATTGCCTGGGGTGCCATACAGTCAGACAGTGAATGGAAAATGCTGGCAGCGATTAAAGATCGCTACAGCGAAGTACTGTTCGGCTCGCCTTTGGTGGCCAAAGACGTTTCTGCCCCAATGATTCGCTATATTCATGCCATTTTTACTCAAGACGTAATGCGTCAACCAGCAAAATTTAACCTGTTAGTGGGCCATGACTCTAATATCGTCTCCTTACTTTCGATATTAAAGATTAAGCCATATCAACTTTCCGGCCAGTTCGAAAAAACACCCATTGGTGGGAAAATTGTTTTTGAACGCTGGAAAGATAAGGCCACCGATAAAAATTTAATGAAGATTGAATATCTCTATCAAACCAGAGAACAAATTCGTCATGGTGATAGGCTAACCCTGAGTCATCCCCCTAAACGAGTTGTACTGGAGATGGCTGATTGCCCTATCGACGCCAATGGTTTCTGTTCGTTCGAAGATTTCGCCAAAGCACTTGGCGCATTGCAGCAAGCCGCGCAAAAAAAGGAGTAG
- a CDS encoding YggL family protein: MAQQRSRRLRKKLHLDEFQEIGFTANWNFAQGTDIDTIDAFINRMIKEVIEPNGLGFGGSGYLDWEGIICLQKIGSCTEEHRTLIANWLTQNGMENVETSELYDIWWE, translated from the coding sequence ATGGCTCAGCAGCGCAGTCGTCGTTTACGCAAAAAATTACATCTTGATGAGTTTCAGGAAATTGGCTTTACCGCTAACTGGAACTTCGCCCAAGGTACTGATATCGATACTATTGACGCTTTTATTAATCGCATGATTAAAGAAGTGATTGAGCCTAACGGTCTAGGTTTTGGTGGCAGCGGTTATTTAGACTGGGAAGGTATTATCTGCCTGCAAAAAATCGGTAGCTGCACCGAAGAACACCGTACCCTGATTGCTAACTGGTTAACACAAAATGGCATGGAAAATGTCGAAACCAGCGAGCTGTATGATATCTGGTGGGAATAA